The genomic region CATGGACAAGGCAAAACACTGGATTCACATTATTTTTTGAAGCATTGATCGTTGCTATGTCTAAAGAAATGAGTGTTTCTTCAATTGCTGAATTTGTCAATATTCATGAAAATTCAGTCTGGATTATTCTAGCTCATTATGTTGAAGAAGCAAGAGCAAAGATGGATCTCTCTGAACTAGATACTATCGGGGTAGATGAAATCTCTATCAAAAAAGGTCACAGCTATGTGACCTTGTTCTATGACCTGAAAGGATCAAGAGTAATTCATATTGAAAATGGGAAGAAAAAAAGTGTTTTCAAGAACTTCAGGGAAATTCTTTCCAGGAAGATAGATCATGATAATATCAAGTATATTTCAATGGATATGTATCCTGCTTTTAAAGGTGGAGCAAGAGACTATTTCCCGAATGCTAAGATTGTTTACGATAAGTTCCATATTGTCAAAATGATGAACGATGCAATCGATAAGGTTCGAAGAAAGGAGTATCAAACAAATAAGGAACTGGGTAAAACCAGATTCATGTGGTTGAAAAATCCTGAAAATCTATCAGATAGGGAAATAGCTAAGATTCGATCAATCAAAGACCTGGATACTGAAACGGCGAAAGCTTACAGATTTAAGCTTGGACTTCAACGTTTGTGGGATATAAAAAATGTAGAAGTAGCAAGAGAATATCTCGACAAATGGCATTATTGGGGAACACATAGCAATATCAAGGAAATTATCACATTGGCTAAGATGATTAAAAGAAATTCTCATGGGATATTGGAATCAATTAAACAAGGTATCAGTAATGGTGTTGTTGAAGGATTGAATAATAAGATAAAGACTGCTTTTAAGAGATCATATGGATTAAAGACGGAGAAGTGTAGGAATACTATGATATTCTTGATGGCGGGTAAACTCCGTTTACCCACACGATGTTAAAGAGATCCATCTTTTTTAAATACGATTAATCGGCAAGATATATTTTACATATTTTAAAAACGTATATTCTCTTGTTAAAAAGAAGAATCAAAGCAGTTTGCAATATTTCTCTGTTGATTGATCAGTTTATGTACATATTTTAATAAAATAGAAACACATTATGAAAATGATGTACATTAATATTTTGATTTGAATGTTTTCTCTATTTTTACTTTAAGATGAACTGTATTCCTCAATCTGATTATGAAATTAGTAATGATTTTTTTATTAGGTTTAACATTAGAAGATTACTTTTATTCATTTCCTTTTATGTACATATATTGTATAATTTATGTTCGTAATAATGTATTATTTCTCATTTTGTGAACATGGTCTTTATATATATCAATGAATAATTTGACACATATGGCATCCAAAACTACCATAATAAAAAACTTGTTTATAATTTTTTTAACTTTATCAGTTTTAACTGAAGTAACAGCAGCAGCAACTATAGGTGGATATTATTATCCAGATGCATATTCAGGTTCAGGTCAATTAAGAATTCTTTACGGGCCTATTACTCCATCTCAATTACATGATAGTATTTTTGTAGATGGAATAATGGATACAGATCAAACATTAATTACCAAAAATTCAAATAATAATTTTACTGTCCACGATGTAGGATATATTTCTACAGGTAGCAGTGGAAAAATCTTATTTGAGAATAACACAGTTATTTTTGATAGAATTGGGGACACTCGTTTCTACGGTGGTACTTGGGATTTGTCCAATTCAGTCATCGTTGGAACAAATGGAGACATAATATGTCAGATAGATGAGGTCACAGAAGATCTTTCTAATTTAACATTTTATAATTTGGGTAGATATCAATTGCAAAGATATCCTAGTATGGGATCATTCAATATATCTGACGTTTCTGTGTACAATGGAGATATTGGTATCAAAATAGATGCTGGAATTACCGACAGTACTATTGAAAATATCTATATGGAAAACATGACTGATGCCCATTTCTCTATGCTCAATGGAACTAATGTGACGGTAAGAAATTTCACTGTAAAGAATGGTGGAATGAGATGGGGAACAGGTGTAAGTTTCCTTTTTGGTGGTGTAAATGAACCTTATTGGGATTCATGGGACGGAGGTCATGATAACCATGCTGAAAATATTTATATAGAAGGTTCTGGATGGTCTGGATTAGATATGACTATGTACGAACATGACAGTTCATTTACCAACGTTACTGTTCTTAATGCAGGGCATAATGGAATTGATTTGCATGGTCAATGGAATGTAACTGTAAAAGATGCAAAAGTGTATAATTCACATGATGAAAACTTTTTGATAACCTCACCATTTGCAACATCAGGTGATTCGCATATTCATGATGAATCAGGTGCTGTTCCAGTAAGGGCAAAAACCACAGTATCTCATAATATTAATGTAATCAACTATGAATCATTCAACGCATCTGGAGCAGGAATGTCTCCTAATCGTGTTGTAAATTTGTTCGTAGCAAATATGACATCTTATAATGACTCCATGGCTATTAATGCAAATTATGCTAAGAACGTGACTTTCTTAAATGTTACAGCATCTAATGTGAGAAGCAATTCTGCAGCTAACTTTGGAACGGGATTGGAATATGGTTATGTAGAGGATTTATATGTAATTGATTCCAAATTTTTAACTGTAGGTTCTCCTGTTTATTTCTATGATACGGAAAATGCACGCCTTTTAAATGTCAAATCAGTTTCAGGCTATGCATTCGCTGGAGGGCATAATGCAGAATATATGGATTGTAATTATATTGATATTAATGTAATTACAGATTCTGGAGAGCCAGTATCAAATGCAAAGGTACAATTTGCATCAAAGGATGCTTCCATCTCAAGTGTAAACTCATGGGCCAAGGATCAGAGTGAATTTATAACCGGTTACAATGGCCATACCGCACTTCCAAGTGAAAGTAGAGAGAATTCTCCTGCATTGGCCAGCTATTATAAAAATTATCCTGAACGTAATGATTTAGAATTTACTTATGTATCATCAATCACATCCCCATCAGGTGACGTAGTAACTCTCACAGACATCACACCAGACTCAACCTGGTATCGTGAGAATCCAAACATTCCAACATATACAATCACTGCAATCATCCCTGATGAGAGTAGCACAGAACCACAGATTACTGGATTTGCACCAAGCTCTGACAATCCATTTACAGCAGGTGAATCCAAGAAGTTCCAGGTATGGGCTGATGAGGAATTGACAACCATGAAATGGTATGTAAACGGAAACCTCGTTTCATCAGGTTCAATGGACTATACATGGAAAGTAGAATCTGGTTCAACTACAATTATGTTCTCCGGATTTAATTCAAACGGAGCTGTAGTGCAGACATGGGAAATAACTGAAGGCGAGATTGTTGAAGAAGCACCAGTTTCCTCTGGAACAGGTCTTTCATTCACACCATCAGCAAGCTCACTGACAGCAACAACAGGTGAATCCACAACATTCTCTGTAGAAACAACTCAGGAATTCACAAGTGCAGTCTGGTCTGTTGACGGTACAGAGGTCGAGACCGGTACAACAGGACATGTAGAAGCATGGACAACAGCAGGCACACATACAGTAACCTTTGACGGAACTGCAGCAGCAGGAACTATCTCAAGGTCATGGACAGTAGTCGTGTCTGCAGCAGCAGAATCTGAATACTCATCCATCTCAATATCCCCATCAACTACAACAGTAGCTCCGGGAGAATCATTCAGTCTGGATGTGTATATTGATCCAACCCAGGCTCTCACAGGCTCACAATTTGACCTGCAGTACAGCCAGCTTGCAAGTATCTCTACAGTAGATGAAGGTGACCTGTTCACAACAGGTGATCTTGCAACAACGTTCCAGTATGACAGTATTGACAATGCAGCAGGACTTCTGGACAATGTCTATACAGCCATAGTTGGCAGCGGAACTATTAGTTCCCCTGGTGTTATGGCTACAATTGAGATGGTAGCAGGCAGCAGCTCCGGTATACTTGACCTTGGACTTTCCGATGTGATACTTAGTGATGCAAACTCCAATCCTGCAGGATACACAGTATCTAATGCAACAGTTCTGATTGACACAGCTCCACAGTTCACATCTGTCTCTGCACAGACAGTAGAAGAAAAGCAGAGCCTGAGTTTCACAGTAACTGCAAACGATGCAGATGGTGATGACCTTAGCTACTCGTCCACATCACTCCCATCCGGTGCAACATTCAACGACGGAAGTTTCAGCTGGACACCATCACAGGGAGATGCAGGTTCATATGTAGCAACATTTGAGGTTACAGACGGATATCTTACAGATACAGTAAGCGTGAGCATAACTGTGACACCACTGAACAACTTACCTGAGATAACTCTCTTTGAACCAGCAGATGGTTCTACATTTGAAGAAGGTTCAATCATTGGTGTGAATGTAGCTGCAACCGATGCAGATGGAGATTCATTGAGTTACATCATTGAAATAGACAGTGTGAAGGTCAGTACAGCTACCAGTTACACATGGACAACAGACTACGAATCCGCAGGAACACATACCATTAAGGTAACAGTAAGCGACGGTACTGATGAAGTCAGTTCATCAGGTACAATAACCATAACAGACGTTCAGCCAAGATGGGATGTAAATGAGGATGGAACTGTCAATGTACTTGACATTACTCTTGTTGGTCAGAACTACGGTCAGACCTACACAGAAAACCTGCCTCGCTGGGATGTAAACCAGGATGGTACTGTAAACATTCAGGACCTTTCAATAGTCTCCGGTCACTTCGGTGAAACAATTTAAGCAAAATTAATTAACTGCCCCTTTCGGGGCACACTTCTTTTTTATTAGTCTTATTCTCTTTTCAGATTACTGCTTGCCAATTTTCTTTTGTTCAATTGCTGTTGTGCAGAATACAAAAATTTGCTCTGTAAAATTCCTATTGATATAAGTAACATAACTTTGCTGTTTTCTATTTTCACAAAAACAATCTCAAATATAATAACAAAGTAGCCATCCGCCGAAGGCGGCACATTGCGATGTCTATGCACAGAAGATTGTCCTAAAAATTATGCCGTTTATGCTGATAATTCCATAGAGGTCTTGCGAAGAAAACATTCTGTGATATTCTGCAGGATATTTGTTTTGCTGGATCTCCTCAAGATTGAGTGGGTAATTTAATATTCTGTTCATCCAATCCATATTGGATGGACGATAAACTCTTGATTCAAATGGCTCTGGGAATAACCCCTCCATGGTATGTGAAAGACATTGATCTTAATGTTTCTAAGAAAAGAATGGATATTTATCTAGATTTTACCAAGGGAACGAAGTTCCCTTGCCCAGTTTGCAACAAACTGTGTGATCTCCATGATACCAAAGAAAAAGTATGGAGACACCTTGATTTCTTCCATCATGAAACATACATTCATGCACGAGTTCCCCGAACAAAGTGTGATGGAGATGATGTAAAACTTGTTGAAGTTCCATGGACAAGACAAAATACTGGATTTACATTATTTTTCGAAGCACTAATCGTTGCAATGTCCAAAGAAATGAGTGTTTCTTCAATTGCTGAATTGATCAATATTCATGAAAATTCTGTATGGATAATTCTAGCTCATTATGTTGAAGAAGCCAGAGCAAAGATGGATCTCTCTGAGTTAGATACTATTGGAGTAGATGAAATATCTGTCAAAAAAGGTCACAGCTATGTGACCTTGTTCTATGATCTACATCAATCAAGAGTAATTCATATTGAAAATGGAAAGAAAAGAAGTGTTTTCAAGAACTTCAGGGAAGTTCTTTCCAGAAAAATAGACCCTGATAATATCAAGTATATTTCAATGGACATGTATCCTGCTTTTAGGGGTGGAGCAAGGGAATATTTCCCAAATGCTAAGATCGTTTACGATAAGTTCCATATTGTCAAAATGATGAATGATGCAATTGATAAGGTTCGAAGAAAGGAGTATCAAACAAATAAAGATCTGGGTAAAACGAGATTCATGTGGTTGAAAAATCCTGAAAATCTATCGGATAGGGAAATAGCTAAGATTCGATCAATCAAAGATTTGGATACTAAAACAGCAAAAGCTTACAGATTTAAGCTTGGACTTCAACGTCTGTGGGATATAAAAAATATAGAGGTAGCGAGGGAATATCTTGACAAATGGCATTATTGGGGAACACATAGCAACATCAAGGAAATTATCACATTGGCCAAGATGATTAAAAGAAATTCTCATGGGATATTGGAATCAATCAAACAAGGTATCAGCAACGGTGTTGTTGAAGGATTGAACAACAAAATTAAAACTGCTTTTAAGAGATCATATGGATTGAAGACTGAGAAGTGTAGGAATACAATGATATTCTTGATGGCGGGTAAACTTCGTTTACCCACACGATGTTAAAGAGAACCAAAAAGAGATAATTTTGAAATATTTAGGATTTATTTTTTTAGAGTTTTCATTTGAGAAAATCAAAACTGCTACAAATATTGCATAGATTGCACCAATTGATTGTATAATTGATGAAGGAAAAACACTTGGATCGGTCATATTCACTTTTAAAAAAAGATATATATCTATATATACTTAATGAAACTCTACGCTTTAAATCGGGAAATAGATTCCCTCTAATGCACCCATTTGCCCACCTACCTTCCTCATCTTAGAGAACAAAATATTCTCCCTCATATATCAATATCCGGCAACGACTTTTAATCCTACCCCGGAAGTCACCCCGGAAGTTATTCTGGTTAATACTATTGTTGGTGAAATGACTAGAAAAGAACTTCAGGATGCTCTGAGCTTAAAAGACGACGAACACTTTAGAAAGCACTACCTTTTACCTTCACTGGAAACTAAAATTATTGAAATGACGATTCCGGATAAGCCAAGAAGTAGCAAGCAAAAATACAGACTCACCAAAAAAGGTCAGCTATTAAAAACAAAAAGCAAAAAACAATAGAGGAGAATCTTCCCCTCTATCCCTAAAAAACTTACTCGAAAGCAACGCCATCTACATACAGTGTGTAACCGTTCAGATCTATGTTATCTGTGGTTCCACTGAGTTCTGTAACGTAGCTGTCACCGGTAAGTGTCCATGTGCTTGTATCATCGAGTGTAACTGAAAGCACTGAAGCTGTTGTTCCATCTGAGTTTATTGCACCGGTATATGTTGAACCGTCTGATATTGACAGGGTCATTTCAGATATTGAATCAACCATTATGTCACCTGTTGCAGTTTGCTCATTGAAGTTGACTTCGCATATACCGCCATTGGAACCTTCAGATCCCCAGCCATTTGAACCATCGTTACCGGCTATGACCATAAGGTAGGTGTCATCAGCAAGTGTCAGGTCAACATTTGTCAGAGTGATGACACTTTCAGTATTGGTGACGTAGAACATATCTCCATTGTTGGAAACAAGGGATCCATCGGTCATTGTGAATGAGCTGGTTCCGACTTCTGCATCACCGGACATACTCTGGTATAGCATCACATTGTGGATGTTCTCTGAACTGTCAGCGCCATATACACCTTCCATGCTTCCTGTTACATCACAATTGTTGATTACAACGGAATTCAATCCTTCAACAACAACTGCTTCAGAAGTTTCTGCTATAAGTGTTGCATTGCTTACTGTAACATCTGCTGTGCTGTAAACTGCAGGTGCACCTGAGCTTCCGCTGGTTGTGTATGTTCCGCCATCAACAACCATTGTTCCGCCGCCACGGTCACTGCGTATTGCAGCTTTTACTGTTGAAAAGACATTGAGGTTAGTTGCGTACATTGTTCCGCCACCGGCAACTTCTATACCACCGGCATTTCCTCCGGAAACATCGATCTCAGTATCTTCTATGTATATTGTTGCACCATCATATGCGAAAACACCATTCGAACCTTCAGTTGTAGCTGTAACTGAACCGCCATTGATGTAAAGGACCGCATTATCCAGTGCAAGGATTGCAGAATTCAGACCATAGAAACTTGAAGCATCACTACTTGATGCAGAACCATCTGTCTTCTCTACGGTAACATCGGTAAGTGTTGCAGTGGTTTCATCTTCAGCCCTGATTGCATTTTCATCGTCATTTATAGATGTATATGTCCCTCCATCCAGCTCTTCACCGTCAGTTAAAACATATGCTCCAGTTCCGGTATCTACACTGGTAGAACCTCCACTGCCTCCGGGGGGTGTACCCATTTCACCTTCTGGCATTCCATCTGGCGGTGTCATATTCCCGTCCATTCCTGCTGGTGCTTCCCCCATTTCCTCCATTTGAACATCAGATGAATTTGAATCACTTGATGTTTGTTCTTCCTGTGTAGTGGTACAACCTGAGGTCAGAACCACTAATACAAGAAAAACCATTAGTGTATAAAGTTTAAAATTTTTCATAAAAGTACCTTCCTATTCTTTTATCCTATTTTCTTATTTTTTATCCATAATTCCATAATTATATTAAATTAATTTGTGTACATCTTTTAAACTGAAATAATTAGAATCATTTCTTAAAATTAATGAAAAGGTGGTTGAGATAGGATTTAAACCCTATCTCAAATTGGTGGTATTGTGGATAGTTTACAACAATCGTTTTTTTATCTTACAATTATTCTTCGTCTTTAACGTGCTTTTTAGGTAACACAGCCTTGAGCACAACGGCTGTTGCAGCCACACAGGCCATACCTTTCAGGATCTTGTGTTTCATTCATATCCTCCTTTCAGTGATTTTTTCCTATTGTTGATTGGTAACTCAGGCAACAACACCTGCAGCAAAGCCCTGAACATTGCAAACAATAGCAATATCGGACCCACAAATGTCATCCATGTATCTCTCATTACATTTCCTCCATCGCCGTTTTGTAACTTTAGTGCTTTTTTGTCAGATTTCTTCAGGACTCTAGAATCTTAGTCCGAGTCACTGTTCTGCCGACAAATCCCTGATTAGCTGGCTTTAATATAAGCATACTTTACAGGAAAAAGATAAATTATAGTGTTAAAATGGAAAATAAAGCTTTATAAAAGCTTCATTTCCGGAGATATTCTTTTTAAAGTATGAAAAAGATAAAAAGAATTTACAGGTTCTTTATCACCTTTCAGCCTAACATTTCTATATACATAAGAATAAAAGATATAAAGTAAAAACGTGTAATACTTCTCCGTTTGTTTGGTACAATTAAAATGGCTAAAATAGTATATTCATGCAATTGGGGTTTGCATGAATTGAATAGTCTGAAATTTAAAGATCACATGCATAAAAGCAGGTGAACAAATGGACGAGAATATTCAAAAACTGAACGAAAAGGCAATCCATTATTCGGAACAGATTGAGAAACTAAGAACAGAGATTAAAAATACAATAATCGGACAGGATGAAATTATTGACAGCCTTCTGATAGCACTCATGTCACAGGGACATGTGCTTCTTGAAGGAGTACCTGGTCTTGCAAAGACCCTTATGGTCAGGACAATCTCAGAATGTCTCGAATGTGATTTTGTGCGACTGCAATTCACACCGGACCTTTTGCCTGCAGATATCACAGGTACCAAGATATACAACCACAATGAAAGCTCATTTTCAACACTTAAAGGTCCTATATTTTCTAACTTCATTCTTGCTGATGAAATAAACCGTGCCCCTCCTAAAGTACAGTCTGCACTTCTGGAAGCAATGCAGGAAAGACAGGTCAGCATCCAGGGAGACACGTTCCATCTTCAGCGGCCTTTTCTTGTAATGGCAACACAGAACCCTATAGAATCCGAAGGAACCTACAAACTTCCTGAAGCCCAGGTTGACAGGTTCATGTCAAAACTTCTCATCGATTATCCAACAAAGGATGAAGAGATTGAGATTATCGAAAGGTTCACCCAGGGAGTCAAAACCAGCGTTTCAAAGATGCTCACATCAACCGAAATAATTGAGATACAGGATTTCATCCCACAGGTATACGCCGACAGGAAGATTATGGACTATGTAGCCCGGATAGTTGATGCAACACGTCATCCGCAGAATTATTCCGTTGATACGGAGGGGCATATAGAATACGGAGCCTCTCCCCGTGCATCCCTCTGGCTCATACTTGCTGCCAAATCACATGCAGTCCTCAGCGGCAGGGGATATGTGATACCTGAGGACGTAAAAGCAGTGGCATATCACGTGCTTCGCCACCGCGTGCTTCTCAACTATGAAGCAGAGGTTGAGGAGATTAGCAGCGACCACGTGATAACTGAGATACTCGAAAAAGTAAAAGTCCCTTAAGCCTCCGGTTTAATCCGAAGACGATAATAACCTGAGGTATGTGCCATGCAACATGCAAAAGAGATTATCAGACAGGTAAGAAAAATAGAGATCAGTACAAAACAACAGGTTGACGGACTGATAGCCGGAAACTACCACTCAGTATTCAAAGGTCAGGGTATCGATTTTTCAGAGATACGTGAATACCGGGCCGGAGATGATGTCCGTGCCATCGACTGGAAAGTAACTGCAAGGTTTAACCATCCTTTCATAAAAGAGTTTGTTGAGGAAAGAGACCTGCGTGTCTATTTTGCTATAGACGTATCAGCCTCAGGAAGCTTTGGGAGCAATATCAGCAAAATGCAAAAAGCGACTGAAATTGCTGCAAGCCTGATGTTTTCGGCCATGAAGAACAATGATAACGTTGGTCTGTTCCTTTTTACAAACGATGTCGAGAAACACATCCCTGCAAGAAAAGGCAGGAAACATGTCCTGAAATTGCTTGGAAACATGGTTTCTTACGAGCCACTTGAAAAAAGAACTGACATCATGAAGAGCATGGAATCCATATCTAAAATGCTCAAAAGAAGAAGCATTGTTTTTGTTATTTCAGATTTCATCTCCGAGGATTTCTCCAGACCCCTGAACATCATGAAAAGCAGACATGATATCGTGGCTTTAAGGGTCATGGATGCACGTGAACAGGAACTTCCTGATGTTGGTCTCATAGAACTTGAGGACGAAGAAACCGGTGAGCAACTACTTGTAGACACTTCTGATGAGGAAATAAGAATGCGCTACGCAGAACTTGTCAAAGAGCATAATGAAAGTTTGCAGAAGCTTTTCAGGAAACTGAAAATTGATATGGTAGATCTGGTAACAGATGAACCTTATGAAGCTGCACTAAATAAGTTCTTTAAAACCAGAAAAATAAAGGAGATACGATAATGGCAGGTTTTGATTCTCCTTACATTCTGCTATTCCTGCTTTTAATTCCTCTGATCTATTATCTTCAGAAAAAAGCAAGAACACAGAAAAAGAATGAAGCTATAAAGTTCAGTAACCTTGCGTTCCTTAAATCCGCAATCGGAGATAGCAGGAAATCAAAAAGGGATATGCACCTCTTTTACCTCTCACTGCTTACCATCGGACTTATGGTAATCGGTTTTGCAAATCCCCACATTCCTCTGGAACAAACCAAGGAAGGAGTTAACGTTGTGCTTGTAATGGATAATTCCGGAAGTATGCAGGCACAGGATTACCAGCCGACAAGACTTGAAGCGGCAAAATCATCTGCAGAGATTCTGATTAAATCTCTCAAAGATAAAGACTATGCAGGAGTGGTGGTCTTTGAATCCGGAGCAACCACCGCTGCTTATCTTAGTCCTGATAAGGACAAAGTGATAGATAAACTGCAGGACATTACAGCAAAAGAGGGAGCTACTGCCATAGGAGACGGACTGAGTCTTGGAATTGACATGGCATCATCCATACCTAACAAGAAAAAAGTTGTGATTTTACTTAGTGACGGAGTTAACAATGCAGGATATATCAGCCCGGATGAGGCCATACAGTTTGCAAAAGCCAATGACATTCAGGTATACACAATAGGAATGGGATCCACAGGCCAGGTTTTGCTAGGATATGACTGGTTTGGAAACCCGCAGTATGCGGAACTCGATGAGGCCACGCTTCAAAGTATCGCAGAAGAGACGGGTGGTAAATATTTCAAATCCGTTGATGACGACACACTGGATGAAATCTACAAGAACATCGGAGAGAACATAAGCAGGGAAACTGAAGAAACAAACATCAAGGACTGGTTCTTTTTTGCAGCATTTGTGACCTCACTTGTCCAGCTCTATTACAGGTACGGAAAAGGGAGGATATTACAATGAGCAGGAAAAACATTGCATTAGATCTTTTTGTTTTTGTATCCCTGTTGATGATAATGCCTGTGGTATCCGCACAGGATATCACTTTCACATTACCACAGGATGAATACTATTTCCTGACAGGCGAACAGGCCTCTGTTCCTCTCTATATGAACAACTCTTATGGAACTGATATTAACGGAATGCTGCAGGCTACTTTTACCCAGGAGATGAATACAGGTTCTGTACACTTTTCCAGTTCCAATTCAAAATCAACAAATTTTCAGGTTCCTGCAGGAGATTCCGGGACGAACCTTGGTTTTGGGACAAGCAACGACCCTGAAACTCTGAAAGTGTCGCTTACTTTCAGTTATGATGAAGATGGAGCTAAGACTGTAACTCTTGAAGATATACTGGTACATTTTGTTGATGATGAATCAGAGATCCAGAGCAATTCAAATGCTGTGCAGAGTTCATCACAGGATGCCTCATCCACCCAGCAGTCAACTGACCCGTTTGCTCAGCAGGAACAGCAAATGCAACAGGCGATGCAGCAATTTATGAACCAGCATTCCTCCACGCAGTCCTCTTCACAATCCTCCCAGCAGGCTGCACAGAACAACCAGCTGGATCAGGACACCTCTGCCCTCAAAGCACAGATGGAAGAGCAGATTCAGGAACAAGAGAAAATAAAGCAGGAATTCCAGGAAAATCTTGCATCAAATATGGATTTCCAGGAAGCTAATCAGGAACTGGAGGATATGGGTTATAACCTGACAGATGTCAGTGTAAATCCATCTTCAAACAATACCGGAAGCTTTACGGCAAATTATGAAAAGCCAGATGGAGAGACTGCAACTATTCAGGGAGAAATGGAAGATGGAGAAATCAAGGAGATTCAGGAAGATATTGCTGAAGACAGGCAAAATCTAAGAGATATACTTGCCCGAAATGAAGAATACCAGAAGTATCTGAAGGAACTGGAAAGCGATGGGTTCATAGAAACAGATGCTACTTTCTCACTAAATGGTAATGAAACCGATCTCCAGATACAATATGCAAATCCAGCGAACGAAACTGCCCTGATAAATGCTATATTCACAGATGAAACTGTGGATAGCGTGGAACTTGTCAGGGACAGGGAAAACAACAATTATTCGCTTTATGTGATTATTGCTTTACTAATCCTTGCTCTCGCTTATCTGGCATATAACAA from Methanolobus tindarius DSM 2278 harbors:
- a CDS encoding ISL3 family transposase, with product MDDKLLIQMALGINPPWYVKDINLDISKKRMDIYLDFTRGTKFPCPVCSKLCDLHDTKEKVWRHLDFFHHETYIHARVPRTKCDGDDVKLVEVPWTRQNTGFTLFFEALIVAMSKEMSVSSIAEFVNIHENSVWIILAHYVEEARAKMDLSELDTIGVDEISIKKGHSYVTLFYDLKGSRVIHIENGKKKSVFKNFREILSRKIDHDNIKYISMDMYPAFKGGARDYFPNAKIVYDKFHIVKMMNDAIDKVRRKEYQTNKELGKTRFMWLKNPENLSDREIAKIRSIKDLDTETAKAYRFKLGLQRLWDIKNVEVAREYLDKWHYWGTHSNIKEIITLAKMIKRNSHGILESIKQGISNGVVEGLNNKIKTAFKRSYGLKTEKCRNTMIFLMAGKLRLPTRC
- a CDS encoding Ig-like domain-containing protein; amino-acid sequence: MDTDQTLITKNSNNNFTVHDVGYISTGSSGKILFENNTVIFDRIGDTRFYGGTWDLSNSVIVGTNGDIICQIDEVTEDLSNLTFYNLGRYQLQRYPSMGSFNISDVSVYNGDIGIKIDAGITDSTIENIYMENMTDAHFSMLNGTNVTVRNFTVKNGGMRWGTGVSFLFGGVNEPYWDSWDGGHDNHAENIYIEGSGWSGLDMTMYEHDSSFTNVTVLNAGHNGIDLHGQWNVTVKDAKVYNSHDENFLITSPFATSGDSHIHDESGAVPVRAKTTVSHNINVINYESFNASGAGMSPNRVVNLFVANMTSYNDSMAINANYAKNVTFLNVTASNVRSNSAANFGTGLEYGYVEDLYVIDSKFLTVGSPVYFYDTENARLLNVKSVSGYAFAGGHNAEYMDCNYIDINVITDSGEPVSNAKVQFASKDASISSVNSWAKDQSEFITGYNGHTALPSESRENSPALASYYKNYPERNDLEFTYVSSITSPSGDVVTLTDITPDSTWYRENPNIPTYTITAIIPDESSTEPQITGFAPSSDNPFTAGESKKFQVWADEELTTMKWYVNGNLVSSGSMDYTWKVESGSTTIMFSGFNSNGAVVQTWEITEGEIVEEAPVSSGTGLSFTPSASSLTATTGESTTFSVETTQEFTSAVWSVDGTEVETGTTGHVEAWTTAGTHTVTFDGTAAAGTISRSWTVVVSAAAESEYSSISISPSTTTVAPGESFSLDVYIDPTQALTGSQFDLQYSQLASISTVDEGDLFTTGDLATTFQYDSIDNAAGLLDNVYTAIVGSGTISSPGVMATIEMVAGSSSGILDLGLSDVILSDANSNPAGYTVSNATVLIDTAPQFTSVSAQTVEEKQSLSFTVTANDADGDDLSYSSTSLPSGATFNDGSFSWTPSQGDAGSYVATFEVTDGYLTDTVSVSITVTPLNNLPEITLFEPADGSTFEEGSIIGVNVAATDADGDSLSYIIEIDSVKVSTATSYTWTTDYESAGTHTIKVTVSDGTDEVSSSGTITITDVQPRWDVNEDGTVNVLDITLVGQNYGQTYTENLPRWDVNQDGTVNIQDLSIVSGHFGETI
- a CDS encoding ISL3 family transposase; this translates as MDDKLLIQMALGITPPWYVKDIDLNVSKKRMDIYLDFTKGTKFPCPVCNKLCDLHDTKEKVWRHLDFFHHETYIHARVPRTKCDGDDVKLVEVPWTRQNTGFTLFFEALIVAMSKEMSVSSIAELINIHENSVWIILAHYVEEARAKMDLSELDTIGVDEISVKKGHSYVTLFYDLHQSRVIHIENGKKRSVFKNFREVLSRKIDPDNIKYISMDMYPAFRGGAREYFPNAKIVYDKFHIVKMMNDAIDKVRRKEYQTNKDLGKTRFMWLKNPENLSDREIAKIRSIKDLDTKTAKAYRFKLGLQRLWDIKNIEVAREYLDKWHYWGTHSNIKEIITLAKMIKRNSHGILESIKQGISNGVVEGLNNKIKTAFKRSYGLKTEKCRNTMIFLMAGKLRLPTRC
- a CDS encoding Fic family protein — encoded protein: MVGEMTRKELQDALSLKDDEHFRKHYLLPSLETKIIEMTIPDKPRSSKQKYRLTKKGQLLKTKSKKQ
- a CDS encoding autotransporter outer membrane beta-barrel domain-containing protein, which encodes MVFLVLVVLTSGCTTTQEEQTSSDSNSSDVQMEEMGEAPAGMDGNMTPPDGMPEGEMGTPPGGSGGSTSVDTGTGAYVLTDGEELDGGTYTSINDDENAIRAEDETTATLTDVTVEKTDGSASSSDASSFYGLNSAILALDNAVLYINGGSVTATTEGSNGVFAYDGATIYIEDTEIDVSGGNAGGIEVAGGGTMYATNLNVFSTVKAAIRSDRGGGTMVVDGGTYTTSGSSGAPAVYSTADVTVSNATLIAETSEAVVVEGLNSVVINNCDVTGSMEGVYGADSSENIHNVMLYQSMSGDAEVGTSSFTMTDGSLVSNNGDMFYVTNTESVITLTNVDLTLADDTYLMVIAGNDGSNGWGSEGSNGGICEVNFNEQTATGDIMVDSISEMTLSISDGSTYTGAINSDGTTASVLSVTLDDTSTWTLTGDSYVTELSGTTDNIDLNGYTLYVDGVAFE